In Aricia agestis chromosome 14, ilAriAges1.1, whole genome shotgun sequence, one genomic interval encodes:
- the LOC121733534 gene encoding proto-oncogene tyrosine-protein kinase ROS isoform X1, giving the protein MSGPRNWHKWLVLVGLALSARTIAADYSFITEKSEAMARCNEKCPFQNRTSEGHYDVSCGPDCSVQQCRLGCSLWSNALETSCQAVCNVTSETVISRELYCVMGCNEALNTYFQMIRDLIGTPPAPALVADSLTATSLSLLWDAPTLDSLSYLLQWRYEELSGTWQYYSNTSHTNKTFIHVENLRPYTKYRFRVAIFLSGRGVEPMYSAPSVVISTSDSGKPSSAPAALRAVAIDSSRVAVSWEPGPFPNGPLLSYVLRLADTQPNTNDALEDMPASNNTLFYMFQNLAPSREYEVSVAMRNLVGEGPRAYVRIKTPPLPASTPSQQPILILGGEHKILAAPANDMLSVPVELYNTEHIITGVGIDLSSDSLFVSVSSGFVYRSTLSNKSASEPILTPKNMAYKPLDLSVDWLNRHLYVLGEVYYTKEDENWSNASVYSNWEISRCDFDGKNQIVALSGFNTRPIHFEVDAYNGYLFWALRGLERGGLYRLDLANISNGVPHNAPPEHIVKDAHLGPFTVDHTDFRILVAHYRRNTVLAVSLDGREITDFRSNTQTPKFFSVKSLAYANGLFYWTNGQEMLTEEYHPQKNSYFHNEYPLEYDTRQVLVALRSCQPIPLPVNPPLSVQSIMGIDRGKVSWSPPHLLGHQGTGAWQQWMYHLQLTEIPTGKVIDIKNISDSIYHVDNLKENTEYVIKVAAVTQSGSGPWSSEFVGKTLTLSQTTLQSTLLWSGPDGLLQTDLTGENLQTLIHKEHLRTLYITDISWYRDKLYLVTNASTVIWYNITSHIKGEMPNMDNVGSLAVDWVGKKIYWSNPKQQLITRENFDGSNREPVPIVTVAKELNIDSLGAYIYWSTGHAVEGARLNGENKIVYYPAQLFSGKQVMGLTVDLEKKWLYWLVRSYDGSELHRAATADQIALGLGEVTDTLVTRLSGTATLGPLCYFSERLVWVQDASRAVVSDLAGRYTAELVPRVHVIAVRDPSLHRNSELINAIPEKVNASSIAVRGDWDQFNVTWSPATRVNINNTKVFYDVSLHFTNNVKIERTVDVPWVSVSAAIAPYTRADVTVRAHTPWGGGAPAHAHAHSPQAPPSAPRRPRLYLQPAYSGSQVSATFRWEVPERANGVIRGYEAQCWMQPVSSSSNAKPSACADARLSPLHTQLMLRDLVPSSQYYFRVRAFTDAGFGQYSEEVSALSDEVNPVPKVMISSQDSIKITDLDTGESETIPKSTGTPIDFVVAIEENIAYWVNNLEEIFSSRINGTGHYKLTSINGSATSICVDWVSRSVYWIQREILSTESYVMYRIDLGIPNTRHHVTQILSSKQPMYSLQISPLTRTLYWYEESNHTGLGVLMTSKVNGFNVRQFFNTSYDFDKETRENCDCPENPQIAKAFVLDLTSTETEIYWVDPWVHRIVATDTKGCKCRTVMTATEKKKYGFTPSSITVDSSNIYWYDSADKTILFRNKFKIMDKIERVKVSMGYKIFALDPANQPYPDRKCLIPNLQELTPKSTSNTANSITLQMPTAYKPIECRRLEYEMPLTEFTIYYRKHSNESANSCDKNSCPFITTTSSEVAITDLSPFTRYSFMLEATNYYGKLQELKPAVGPQLVLQTAAEAPTAPKDVRYVVLSPVLVRVEWTIDPGLSYELHWRTDDSTLLPHNLKEHNTFEVPEGNSANMTRLVPNTAYIVWVRARSRHSPVPADSAPLRLRTRPTPAPLALRNITAYNITVSWPRPTTYDLYRYAVEYSEVSESSDEWRQCTKSDDMWVASDLTPSTRYRFRLRLQYIEKAPLFYWPPDDKFVFETLGDVPGAPGEVRVAVVGSRVLRAWWPEPDPRGAPVTAYRLWGRPYTTENYVEENITRNVSDLTLPQDLPSDVDPDMKMLIAREGLELLHNGSDSYWIVHAEDLGSGWWVRVQGRNAHGWGAASPPAAVRAPPARSRAPPAALAVGLAAIAVLGVVFAAVVFYAYNNRTKKKAALESQALTVVRRGPDVELATLRQLPIRHSTNILYNQGVHLPSDAEIAGLPHIRREQITLTKFLGSGAFGEVFEGIARNLISGDTKVAVKTLRKGATEQEKNEFLKEAALMSNFKHEHILRLLGVCLDNDPNYIIMELMEGGDLLSYLRAKRASLYTEDSLTLLDLLNMCVDVTRGCRYLEEMHFVHRDLAARNCLVASRAARRVVKIGDFGLARDIYKNDYYRKEGEGLLPVRWMAVECLMDGVFTCQSDVWAWGVLCGEILSLGQQPYPARTNRQVLAYVRAGGTPDRPPNCPSAFYELLQKCWSYNAELRPSFRQCLEVVCELRDKTSPNITLTATPQPAPQYLTLLPDACDGVENRTYLLDENDNTCIDEDFPEQQMEPSHLLPRPLKYIELRYDSDTDAIRDGYEIPRTPFSRHSIVGVAPNRLIKPLYRTHSLRARPPNATITPLRNGIVKRASLCGDFRTDLLDSPIREIPSFRGNFRDIPSSRSSGFRSRDSPGSSRDSERHFDGHVKTPF; this is encoded by the exons ATGAGCGGGCCGCGGAATTGGCACAAATGGCTAGTGTTGGTCGGATTGGCTTTGTCCGCCCGGACAATTGCGGCAGATTACAGCTTCATCACGGAGAAATCCGAGGCGATGGCGCGATGCAACGAGAAATGCCCATTCCAG aaccGAACCAGCGAAGGGCATTATGACGTCAGCTGCGGGCCAGACTGCAGCGTACAACAG TGTAGACTGGGTTGCAGCCTCTGGTCAAACGCTTTGGAAACCTCCTGTCAAGCAGTTTGC AATGTGACCTCAGAGACGGTGATATCACGTGAGTTGTATTGCGTCATGGGTTGTAACGAAGCTTTGAACACCTACTTCCAAATGATAAGAG ACCTAATCGGCACACCCCCTGCGCCCGCGCTGGTAGCCGACAGTTTGACTGCCACATCTCTGTCGCTACTCTGGGATGCGCCGACGTTGGACAGTCTGTCCTACTTGCTGCAGTGGAGGTACGAGGAGCTATCTGGGACATGGCAATACTACTCCAACACCAGCCACACCAATAAAACCTTCATACACGTGGAGAACTTACGACCGTACACTAAATATAGG TTTCGCGTCGCTATTTTCCTGTCGGGACGGGGCGTTGAGCCGATGTATTCCGCACCATCAGTCGTCATCTCCACATCAGACAGCGGCAAGCCCAGCTCGGCTCCGGCAGCGTTACGGGCAGTGGCCATCGACTCCAGCCGCGTCGCTGTCTCGTGGGAGCCAGGACCGTTCCCGAATGGACCACTGCTGTCATACGTGCTCCGGCTAGCTGACACACAGCCGAATACGAATGACGCCTTGGAG GACATGCCGGCTTCGAACAACACGCTTTTCTACATGTTCCAAAACTTGGCACCGTCCAGGGAGTACGAGGTGTCAGTTGCCATGAGGAATTTGGTGGGAGAGGGACCACGGGCATACGTCAGAATAAAGACACCACCTCTACCAGCTT CGACTCCCAGTCAGCAACCGATCCTGATCCTAGGAGGCGAACACAAAATATTAGCCGCACCTGCCAACGATATGCTATCGGTGCCAGTAGAACTGTACAACACGGAACATATTATTACCG GTGTGGGGATAGATCTCTCAAGTGATTCTTTATTTGTTTCGGTGTCGAGCGGTTTTGTATACCGAAGTACTCTATCAAATAAAAGTGCCTCTGAGCCAATACTGACGCCGAAAAATATGGCTTACAAACCCCTGGATCTGTCAGTCGATTGGCTCAACAGACATCTGTATGTTTTGGGAGAAGTTTACTACACAAAGGAAGACGAAAATTGGTCGAATGCGAGTGTGTATTCAAACTGGGAGATATCGAGATGCGATTTTGATGGGAAGAACCAAATCGTGGCTTTGTCGGGTTTCAATACGCGACCGATACATTTTGAAGTGGATGCGTATAATGG ATACCTCTTTTGGGCGTTGCGTGGCTTGGAGCGGGGAGGTCTATACAGATTAGATTTAGCGAACATATCTAATGGGGTACCACATAATGCCCCACCTGAACATATCGTGAAGGACGCGCATCTCGGACCATTTACCGTAGACCACACCGACTTTAGAATACTTGTGGCGCACTACAGACGAAACACTGTTCTTGCTGTGTCACTAGATGG GAGAGAAATAACAGACTTTAGAAGTAACACCCAAACGCCAAAGTTTTTCTCAGTGAAATCCTTAGCATACGCTAACGGACTGTTCTATTGGACGAACGGCCAAGAGATGTTGACTGAAGAGTACCATCCACAGAAGAACAGTTATTTTCACAACGAGTATCCTCTGGAATACGATACGAGACAAGTGTTGGTGGCTTTAAGGAGTTGCCAACCCATACCGTTGCCTGTTAATCCCCCATTAAGCGTCCAAAGCATTATGGGCATCGATAGAGGCAAAGTGTCTTGGTCTCCACCACATCTTTTGGGTCATCAAGGAACCGGAGCTTGGCAACAATGGATGTACCATTTACAGCTGACCGAAATACCTACTGGGAAGGTTATTGATAT AAAAAATATCAGCGACTCCATATATCATGTGGATAACTTGAAAGAAAACACTGAATACGTGATAAAAGTGGCAGCGGTAACCCAATCTGGTTCGGGTCCATGGTCATCAGAATTCGTCGGAAAGACCCTAACATTGTCACAGACGACATTACAGAGTACTCTGCTGTGGTCTGGACCTGATGGACTATTGCAAACTGACTTGACCGGTGAAAACTTACAAACTCTTATTCACAA GGAACACCTAAGAACTTTATACATAACAGACATTTCTTGGTATCGTGACAAGCTTTACCTGGTAACCAACGCGTCAACTGTTATATGGTACAACATCACCTCCCACATAAAAGGAGAAATGCCAAACATGGATAATGTCGGAAGTTTAGCGGTCGATTGGGTTGGAAAGAAAATCTATTGGTCCAATCCAAAACAGCAATTG ATAACACGAGAGAATTTCGACGGCAGTAATCGAGAGCCAGTGCCCATAGTGACTGTAGCTAAGGAACTGAACATAGACTCGTTAGGAGCTTACATCTATTGGAGTACAGGACATGCGGTCGAAGGCGCGAGGTTGAACGGAGAGAACAAGATCGTTTACTATCCAGCTCAACTGTTTAGCGGAAAGCAAG tgATGGGTCTAACGGTAGACTTGGAGAAGAAGTGGCTATACTGGTTGGTGCGGAGTTACGACGGCTCTGAGTTACACAGAGCGGCTACCGCTGATCAAATAGCGCTTGGACTGGGAGAG GTAACCGACACGCTGGTCACTCGTCTCTCGGGCACCGCCACACTGGGACCGCTCTGCTACTTCAGCGAGCGGCTGGTGTGGGTTCAGGACGCGTCCCGGGCGGTCGTGTCCGACCTGGCCGGCAGGTATACCGCGGAGCTGGTGCCCAGGGTCCACGTCATCGCTGTGAGGGATCCGAGCCTGCATAGGAATAGTG AACTGATAAACGCAATACCGGAGAAAGTAAACGCTTCATCGATCGCCGTGCGCGGAGACTGGGACCAGTTCAACGTGACGTGGTCGCCCGCCACGCGCGTCAACATCAACAACACCAAAGTGTTCTATGACGTCAGTCTACATTTCACCAACAACGTCAAAATTGAG AGAACCGTGGACGTGCCCTGGGTATCAGTATCGGCGGCTATAGCGCCGTACACGCGCGCGGATGTGACGGTGCGTGCGCACACGCCATGGGGCGGCGGCGCGCCGGCGCACGCGCACGCACATTCCCCGCAGGCCCCGCCCTCCGCACCGCGTCGACCACGATTGTACCTGCAACCTGCGTATAG TGGCAGTCAAGTGTCTGCGACCTTCCGATGGGAGGTTCCCGAGCGAGCGAACGGCGTGATTCGCGGCTACGAAGCGCAATGCTGGATGCAGCCTGTGTCCAGCTCGTCCAATGCTAAGCCTTCCGCCTGCGCAGACGCAAGACTGTCGCCGCTGCACACGCAGCTCATGCTCAGAGATTTGGTGCCGTCATCACAGTATTATTTTCGG GTTCGAGCTTTCACGGACGCCGGTTTCGGTCAGTATTCAGAAGAGGTATCTGCTTTATCCGATGAAGTAAATCCTGTACCTAAAGTGATGATATCCTCCCAAGACTCCATCAAAATAACCGATCTGGATACCGGAGAAAGTGAAACGATACCAAAGAGTACCGGAACACCGATAGATTTTGTGGTCGCTATTGAAGAGAATATTGCTTACTGGGTCAACAATTTGGAGGAAATATTTTCATCGAGGATAAATGGAACTGGTCATTATAAG TTAACTTCGATCAATGGATCCGCAACAAGCATATGCGTGGATTGGGTCAGCAGATCCGTATATTGGATCCAACGGGAGATCCTCTCTACCGAGTCTTATGTGATGTACCGGATAGACCTGGGTATACCGAACACGCGACATCACGTTACTCAGATACTGTCCTCAAAGCAGCCGATGTATAGTTTGCAAATATCACCATTAACACG GACTCTGTATTGGTACGAAGAAAGCAACCACACCGGTCTTGGTGTTCTTATGACTTCCAAAGTAAACGGATTTAATGTTAGACAATTCTTTAACACCTCCTACGATTTCGACAAAGAAACGCGGGAAAACTGCGACTGTCCTGAAAACCCTCAAATAGCCAAAGCGTTTGTGCTCGACCTGACCTCAACAGAGACTGAAATTTACTGGGTGGACCCTTGGGTCCATCGCATAGTAGCGACAGATACAAAGGGATGCAAATGTAGGACCGTCATGACCGCAACAGAGAAGAAAAAATACGGTTTTACCCCCTCATCCATAACCGTAGACAGCAGTAACATTTACTGGTACGATTCGGCAGACAAGACGATACTTTTTagaaacaaatttaaaataatggatAAGATTGAAAGAGTGAAAGTGTCGATGGGATACAAGATATTCGCTTTAGATCCAGCCAACCAGCCGTATCCGGACAGAAAGTGTCTCATACCAAACTTGCAGGAATTGACTCCAAAATCGACTTCCAACACAGCTAATAGCATCACACTGCAGATGCCAACAGCTTACAAGCCCATTGAGTGTCGAAGATTAGAATATGAAATGCCTCTGACAGAATTCACGATATACTATCGAAAACATTCGAACGAGTCAGCAAATAGTTGTGACAAAAACTCCTGTCCTTTTATAACGACGACCAGCTCAGAAGTGGCCATCACCGATTTGAGTCCCTTCACCAGATATTCCTTTATGTTGGAGGCTACGAATTACTACGGTAAACTACAGGAACTAAAGCCAGCTGTTGGACCACAGCTAGTACTACAAACGGCTGCAGAAG CTCCAACAGCACCAAAAGACGTCAGATACGTTGTGCTTAGTCCAGTGCTCGTGCGAGTGGAATGGACGATCGATCCGGGACTATCTTACGAACTGCACTGGCGTACTGATGACTCCACCTTACTGCCGCATAATCTAAAAG AGCACAACACGTTCGAGGTGCCCGAAGGCAACAGCGCCAACATGACTCGGCTGGTACCTAACACCGCGTACATAGTATGGGTGCGCGCGCGTTCCCGCCACAGCCCCGTGCCCGCGGACTCCGCGCCGCTGCGCCTGCGCACGCGCCCCACGCCCGCGCCGCTAGCGCTGCGTAACATTACCGCTTATAACATCACCGTGTCCTGGCCGAGACCCACTACGTACGACCTGTATAG ATATGCTGTAGAATACAGTGAAGTGTCGGAATCGAGTGACGAATGGAGACAGTGCACTAAGAGTGACGACATGTGGGTCGCGAGCGACCTAACTCCATCCACCCGCTATCGCTTCCGACTTAGACTACAGTACATCGAGAAAGCACCGCTCTTCTACTGGCCACCGGACGACAAGTTTGTGTTTGAAACTCTAG GTGACGTGCCGGGAGCGCCTGGCGAGGTACGAGTCGCCGTAGTGGGGTCGCGAGTGCTGCGCGCCTGGTGGCCGGAGCccgacccgcgcggcgcgcccgTCACCGCCTACCGCCTGTGGGGCCGGCCGTACACCAC ggAAAACTATGTAGAAGAGAACATAACGAGAAACGTAAGCGACCTGACTCTACCTCAAGACCTGCCCAGCGACGTCGACCCAGACATGAAGATGCTCATCGCGAGAGAGGGGTTAGAACTTTTGCACAACGGCTCTG ACTCCTACTGGATAGTCCACGCGGAGGACCTCGGGTCGGGATGGTGGGTGCGCGTGCAGGGCCGCAACGCGCACGGGTGGGGGGCGGCGTCCCCGCCCGCTGCCGTGCGCGCCCCGCCCGCGCGCTCTCgtgcgccgcccgccgcgctcGCCGTCGGCTTGGCGGCTATAGCAGTGCTCGGAGTGGTCTTCGCGGCTGTCGTGTTCTATG CATACAACAATCGCACGAAGAAGAAGGCGGCGCTAGAGAGCCAGGCGTTGACAGTAGTGCGGCGCGGGCCCGACGTCGAGCTCGCCACGTTGAGACAACTACCCATACGGCATTCCACGAACATACTGTACAACCAG GGAGTCCACCTACCGTCGGACGCGGAGATAGCCGGTCTGCCGCACATCCGCCGCGAGCAGATCACCCTCACCAAGTTCCTCGGCTCCGGCGCCTTCGGGGAGGTCTTCGAGGGCATCGCTAGGAACCTCATTAGCGGAGACACCAAAGTCGCTGTTAAA ACACTCCGCAAAGGCGCCACAGAACAGGAGAAGAACGAGTTCCTCAAGGAGGCAGCGCTGATGTCCAACTTCAAGCACGAGCATATCCTGCGGCTGTTGGGCGTCTGCCTCGACAACGACCCCAACTACATCATCATGGAGCTGATGGAAGGCGGGGATCTGCTCAGCTATTTGAGGGCGAAACGAGCTTCTCTG TACACGGAAGACTCTCTCACCCTGCTCGACCTACTCAACATGTGTGTGGATGTAACCCGTGGATGCAGATACCTTGAAGAAATGCACTTCGTCCACCGAGACCTAGCAGCACGCAACTGCTTGGTCGCCAGTCGCGCCGCACGACGCGTCGTCAAGATAGGCGACTTCGGCCTCGCTAGGGATATCTATAAGAACGATTATTATAGGAAAGAGGGTGAAG GTCTGCTGCCGGTGCGGTGGATGGCTGTGGAGTGTCTGATGGACGGAGTGTTCACTTGCCAGTCTGATGTCTGGGCCTGGGGAGTTCTGTGCGGGGAG ATTCTATCGCTCGGTCAGCAGCCTTACCCGGCGCGCACTAACCGCCAAGTGCTGGCGTACGTGCGAGCGGGGGGCACGCCCGACAGACCGCCCAACTGCCCTTCCGCATT TTACGAGCTGCTCCAAAAATGCTGGAGCTACAACGCGGAACTGCGGCCGTCGTTCCGGCAATGTCTCGAAGTGGTCTGCGAGCTTCGAGACAAGACTTCCCCCAACATCACCCTGACTGCCACGCCGCAGCCCGCGCCGCAGTATCTCACATTACTGCCGGATG